From a single Kryptolebias marmoratus isolate JLee-2015 linkage group LG6, ASM164957v2, whole genome shotgun sequence genomic region:
- the akap17a gene encoding A-kinase anchor protein 17A — translation MCATMTTIVHDTSEAVCLSAEYNLYLKPIAKMTISVALPQLKLPGKSISNWEVMERVKAMVAPEQFSALRISKSTLDFIRFEGEVENKTVVKSLLSRLDGKTIKLSGFTDVLKVRAVENKMDFPTRHDWDSFFRDAKDMNETLPGERPDTIHLEGLPCRWFSQKDSQYPDRPSEEALIAVFQTFGKVRNVDIPMLDPYREEMLDKNFNTFSFGGHLNFEAYVQYQEYCGFAKSMDTLRGMKLMLKGDDGKAVACNIKVTFDTSKHLSDVSIKRRSLERQKLQELERQREEQKRREKEEEEQRKAEERKQKEQEEEEKERKKEERLRKREQKLREKEERRNLKKVRRQQEQEQKKLQVKIAMEERRLLLAQRNLESIRLIAELLARAKTLKQQQLEKERAEHRERERQEQARQKEELARLQQLEACRRKQEEELRRVEVEKHRALELQRREKELRDRLLCNLIKKSSKKTSGATDTPDQVGPLTGEEASDLGDVMLGVLGRVNGVKEDSGKEKKASRSNVNSEALEKIKSKERRRGDNRREELDQSRERVREHSHRERSSCSRGRRRRSQSYSRRRSSSRRRRSPSHHRRSDSQRTGRRRTYCSSSSSSSRDRSRSSSGRSYSGGRSHRRSHRRCSRRRSRSSNKSRNHRSHSHHSRRYRRHSSSRDRSHSRRR, via the exons ATGTGTGCAACAATGACCACCATCGTCCATgacacatcagaggcagtgtGCCTGTCTGCGGAGTACAACCTTTACCTCAAGCCCATTGCCAAAATGACCATCAGTGTGGCTTTGCCTCAGCTCAAGCTCCCAGGGAAGAGCATCTCCAACTGGGAGGTAATGGAGAGGGTAAAGGCCATGGTGGCTCCGGAGCAGTTTTCAGCCCTGAGGATCTCCAAAAGCACTTTAGACTTTATTCGCTTTGAGGGCGAAGTGGAAAACAAGACGGTGGTCAAGAGCCTGTTGAGTCGACTGGATGGAAAAACCATAAAACTCAGTGGATTTACTGATGTACTGAAG GTTCGTGcagtagaaaataaaatggatttcCCCACGCGTCACGACTGGGACTCCTTTTTCCGTGATGCCAAGGACATGAATGAGACCCTGCCAGGAGAGAGGCCTGACACCATCCATCTTGAAGGGCTTCCCTGCCGCTGGTTTAGCCAGAAAGATAGCCAGTACCCTGATCGGCCCTCGGAGGAGGCCCTTATTGCTGTGTTTCAAACATTTGGCAAG gtgCGAAATGTTGACATCCCCATGCTGGACCCGTACAGGGAGGAAATGCTAGATAAAAACTTCAATACATTCAGCTTCGGGGGTCATTTGAACTTTGAGGCTTATGTCCAGTACCAGGAATACTGTGGCTTCGCTAAGTCCATGGACACTCTGCGTGGCATGAAGCTGATGCTGAAAGGAGATGATGGAAAGGCAGTGGCATGCAACATCAAG GTGACCTTTGACACCAGCAAACACCTCAGTGATGTGTCCATAAAACGGAGGAGCCTGGAGAGGCAGAAGCTGCAGGAGctagagaggcagagagaggagcagaaacgacgagaaaaagaggaggaggagcagcggaaGGCGGAGGAGAG GAAACAGaaggaacaggaggaggaggagaaggagaggaagaaggaggagagaCTGCGGAAGCGAGAGCAGAAGCTGAgggagaaagaggagaggaggaatcTAAAGAAGGTGAGGAgacagcaggagcaggagcagaagAAGCTGCAGGTGAAGATCGCcatggaggagaggaggctgCTGCTGGCTCAGCGCAATCTGGAATCCATACGACTCATCGCTGAGCTGCTCGCCAGAGCAAAG ACGCTTAAGCAGCAACAgctggagaaagagagagcTGAACACAGGGAGCGAGAAAGGCAGGAGCAGGCTCGACAAAAGGAGGAACTAGCCCGCCTTCAGCAGCTGGAGGCCTGCCGCCgcaagcaggaggaggagctgcgcAGGGTGGAAGTGGAGAAACATCGAGCACTGGAGCTTCAACGAAGAGAAAAGGAGCTGAGGGACAGGCTCCTGTGCAACCTTATTAAGAAGAGCAGCAAGAAGACTTCAGGAGCCACAGACACGCCGGACCAAGTTGGCCCTCTAACCGGGGAAGAGGCTTCTGATCTTGGTGATGTGATGCTGGGGGTCCTGGGTCGGGTGAATGGAGTTAAAGAGGATAGTGGCAAAGAAAAGAAGGCATCCCGGTCTAATGTGAACTCTGAAGCTTTGgagaaaattaaatcaaaagagagaagaagaggagataaTAGGAGGGAAGAGTTGGATCAGAGCAGAGAACGAGTGAGGGAGCACTCCCACAGGGAGAGGAGCTCATGCAGtcgggggagacggaggcgctCTCAAAGTTACAGTAGGAGAAGAAGCTCAAGTCGCCGCAGAAGGAGTCCCAGTCATCACAGGAGGAGTGACAGTCAGCGCACAGGCAGGAGGCGCACttactgcagcagcagctcaagCTCCAGCAGAGACAGGAGCCGGAGCAGCAGTGGGCGGAGCTACAGCGGGGGGAGGAGCCACAGGCGCAGTCACCGCAGATGCAGCAGGCGGAGATCCAGgagcagcaataaaagcaggaaCCACAGGAGTCACAGTCACCACAGCCGGAGATACCGaagacacagcagcagcagggatcGGAGCCACTCCAGACGACGCTAA